A genomic region of Raphanus sativus cultivar WK10039 chromosome 6, ASM80110v3, whole genome shotgun sequence contains the following coding sequences:
- the LOC108806805 gene encoding cationic amino acid transporter 4, vacuolar-like has translation MNENGGCSWGGGFKSVVRRKQVDSGHHIKKHDGDDHHRHQLAKKLTAVDLVAIGVGTTIGAGVYILVGTVARQHTGPALAVSFFIAGVAAALSACCYAELASRCPSAGSAYHYAYICLGEGIAWLVGWALVLDYTIGGSAIARGISPNLASFFGGSDKLPVFLARQTIPGLGIVVDPCAALLIMIVTILLCFGIKESSLVQAIVTSVNVCTLVFIIAVGGYLAFKTGWVGYDLPEGYFPYGLNGILAGSAVVFFSYIGFDTVTSTAEEVKNPQRDLPLGIGIALLICCILYMLLSVVIVGLVPYYTLDPDTPISSAFGDSGMQWAAYILTTGAITALCASLLGSLLAQPRIFMAMARDGLLPAFFAEINPRTQVPVKNTIVIGVLAASLAFFMDVSQLSEMVSVGTLMAFTAVAACVLVLRYVPPDGVPLPTSSRTWTASGESRVQPENVLEDAIESSDSPLLGDERDQDEKYFGKRRKIAACSIVLVCIGVLGLASGASAERLPSFPRFTMCGVSATILLGSLITLGCIDEDDERHNFGHQGGFLCPFVPYLPVLCILINTYLIINIGAGTWIRVLIWLLVGSIIYLFYGRSHSLLNNAGFAPTTCTGETTDLLV, from the exons ATGAACGAGAACGGTGGCTGTTCATGGGGTGGTGGTTTCAAGAGTGTTGTAAGAAGGAAACAAGTTGACTCTGGTCATCATATCAAAAAACACGACGGAGAtgatcatcatcgtcatcagcTTGCCAAGAAACTAACAGCCGTTGACCTTGTTGCTATTG GAGTGGGAACAACAATTGGAGCAGGAGTGTATATACTCGTGGGGACAGTAGCTAGACAACACACAGGACCTGCTCTTGCTGTATCATTCTTCATCGCTGGAGTAGCAGCTGCTCTCTCCGCTTGTTGCTATGCTGAGCTTGCTTCTCGCTGTCCATCTGCTGGCAGTGCTTATCATTATGCATACATATGTCTTGGAGAAGG GATTGcttggttggttggttgggCACTGGTGTTGGATTACACGATTGGTGGATCAGCTATTGCACGTGGCATATCTCCAAATCTG GCATCTTTTTTTGGAGGGTCAGACAAACTTCCTGTGTTCTTAGCTCGACAAACTATACCCGGACTTGGTATTGTGGTTGATCCATGTGCAGCGCTGTTGATTATGATTGTTACAATACTACTTTGCTTTGGGATAAAGGAG AGCTCATTAGTACAAGCGATTGTAACATCGGTGAATGTCTGCACCTTGGTTTTCATCATAGCAGTTGGTGGATATTTAGCTTTCAAGACTGGCTGGGTTGGCTATGATCTTCCTGAGGG GTATTTTCCTTATGGATTAAATGGGATTCTCGCCGGATCTGCTGTAGTATTCTTCTCATACATTGGGTTTGATACCGTAACAAGCACGGCTGAGGAG GTTAAAAATCCTCAAAGGGATCTTCCGTTGGGGATTGGGATTGCATTACTGATATGCTGCATTTTGTATATGCTTTTATCAGTAGTTATTGTTGGGTTGGTCCCTTACTATACACTGGATCCTGATACTCCTATCTCCTCTGCATTTGGAGACAGTGGGATGCAATGGGCAGC GTACATCTTAACTACTGGGGCAATAACTGCTCTGTGCGCGAGTTTGTTGGGTTCACTTCTGGCTCAG CCGAGAATCTTCATGGCGATGGCTAGGGATGGATTGTTGCCAGCTTTCTTTGCAGAAATTAACCCACGAACTCAAGTACCGGTGAAAAACACAATAGTAATTGGTGTGCTGGCCGCTTCACTGGCATTTTTCATGGATGTTTCACAGTTGTCCGAGATG GTTAGTGTAGGCACTCTGATGGCATTCACTGCTGTAGCAGCCTGTGTGTTAGTTCTCAGATACGTACCACCAGATGGAGTTCCCCTACCAACCTCCTCCCGAACTTGGACTGCTAGTGGTGAAAGTAGAGTGCAACCTGAAAATGTTCTTGAAGATGCTATAGAATCTTCTGATTCTCCTCTTCTTGGTGATGAAAGAGATCAAG ATGAAAAGTATTTtggaaagagaagaaaaattgCTGCTTGCAGTATAGTTCTTGTGTGCATAGGTGTCTTAGGCCTTGCTTCAGGAGCTTCTGCTGAGCGTCTTCCAAG TTTTCCTCGGTTCACTATGTGTGGTGTCAGTGCAACCATCTTACTTGGAAGTTTGATTACTCTTGGGTGCATCGATGAGGATGATGAAAGGCACAACTTCGGGCACCAAGGAG GGTTTCTCTGCCCATTCGTCCCGTATCTACCTGTTCTCTGCATTTTGATCAACACCTACTTGATCATCAACATTGG AGCTGGGACATGGATCAGGGTCTTGATATGGCTGCTTGTTGGAAGCATTATCTATCTATTCTATGGCCGGTCACACAGCTTACTGAACAATGCAGGCTTCGCTCCAACGACTTGTACAGGGGAAACAACAGATCTTCTTGTTTGA